Proteins from a genomic interval of Calorimonas adulescens:
- a CDS encoding Stp1/IreP family PP2C-type Ser/Thr phosphatase, translated as MMSNAVSNIGMVRDKNEDSFYVSGCDDPYKLYIVADGMGGHNAGEIASSLAVDAAKQFFDKYYVSLQKTDDMIEKFIREAIANSNTRVLNESQLHIDESGMGTTMTLLLIENNKFYIGHIGDSRAYLIRNNTIEQITEDHSLVTQMVKEGKLSIAEAKYHPLKNIITRAIGVDMDINIDVYIRQAVQGDIVILCTDGLSNMVTDAEILEEYTKCDIVTASNNLVECSNARGGYDNITIVAVKC; from the coding sequence ATGATGAGCAATGCTGTTTCTAATATCGGTATGGTGAGAGACAAGAATGAAGACAGTTTTTATGTTTCTGGCTGTGATGATCCTTATAAACTTTACATTGTTGCTGATGGCATGGGTGGGCATAATGCGGGTGAAATTGCCAGTTCCCTGGCTGTTGATGCGGCAAAACAATTTTTTGATAAGTATTATGTCTCTTTGCAAAAGACGGATGACATGATAGAAAAATTTATACGGGAAGCTATAGCAAATAGCAATACAAGAGTTTTAAACGAATCACAGCTTCATATCGATGAGAGCGGCATGGGCACAACAATGACACTACTTCTGATTGAGAATAACAAATTTTATATAGGACATATTGGAGATAGCAGGGCATATCTGATTAGAAATAATACAATAGAGCAAATTACTGAGGACCATTCTTTAGTAACTCAAATGGTAAAAGAAGGCAAACTATCAATTGCAGAAGCAAAATATCACCCGTTAAAAAATATAATTACACGGGCTATTGGTGTTGATATGGATATTAATATAGATGTATATATACGGCAGGCTGTACAAGGTGATATTGTAATTTTATGCACAGATGGACTGTCAAATATGGTGACGGATGCCGAGATACTTGAGGAATATACAAAATGTGATATAGTAACTGCCAGCAATAATCTAGTTGAATGTTCCAATGCTCGCGGTGGATATGATAATATTACAATAGTTGCAGTCAAGTGCTGA